The proteins below come from a single Rosa rugosa chromosome 2, drRosRugo1.1, whole genome shotgun sequence genomic window:
- the LOC133728613 gene encoding mediator of RNA polymerase II transcription subunit 15a-like yields MDNNNGIPPQDGRPSMEAGDWKSRMPTDMRQRLINRIMSTLKAHRPISGQEGLDELEENAVSLEEKIYAAATSQLDYLWKVSQEMLTVVTKPQNTTSNPLESNGKGPLDSVADQGQSISMSLPANQSQTRQHFVPQNIQNNILPAGVQSYTGLSSGLSPTINYQTREQFVPQNIQNSILTAGVQSSVGLSSALSPTGNYHPYCLQPPAPGQNIPGLSYALPPPQGLNMSALLASIPSGFSSAPASIMRPSTLQSSLPRLQQNQQSTIPHSSQSMLQQTAVPQQQMLPQQLQQQQLAGSSTAQQNKKTPSQTIGELLATIKNSQQQVPMGSIQQTPVSAPQQANMNVQSGINTLHPNVIPLGILQNQQQYQNQLQQQYQIQLLHQQRQQLQLMQMQQINQQLQQQLARQSQTHQMPQLHQIRVVDANMNASSSQSGSNMLQANIVSPLPNSGIVDNQHLKQEQEQKMFKHQPQQPYQQLQMQKPQMLQEKQQQKIQQLEQQAKQQLCHIYFIYLIFLTILMGALIFGIGH; encoded by the exons ATGGATAACAACAATGGCATTCCTCCTCAAGATGGACGGCCCTCAATGGAAGCAGGAGATTGGAAGAGCAGAATGCCCACAGATATGCGGCAAAGACTTATCAACAGGAT AATGTCTACATTGAAGGCGCATCGCCCCATTTCTGGTCAAGAGGGATTAGATGAACTCGAGGAAAATGCTGTAagtttggaggaaaagatttaTGCTGCTGCCACTAGCCAG TTGGACTATCTCTGGAAAGTTTCTCAGGAGATGCTCACAGTTGTGACCAAGCCACAGAATACAACATCCAATCCTCTAGAATCCAATGGCAAGGGACCTCTCGATTCAG TTGCTGATCAAGGACAATCAATCTCAATGTCATTGCCAGCCAATCAGTCCCAAACAAGGCAACATTTCGTACCACAGAACATACAGAATAACATTCTGCCTGCTGGAGTTCAAAGTTATACTGGGTTGTCATCTGGACTTTCTCCTACCATAAACTATCAAACAAGGGAACAATTTGTACCGCAAAATATTCAGAATAGCATTCTGACTGCTGGAGTTCAAAGTTCTGTTGGCTTATCATCTGCACTATCTCCTACCGGAAACTATCATCCGTATTGCCTCCAACCCCCTGCCCCTGGTCAAAATATTCCCGGCTTATCATATGCACTGCCTCCTCCACAGGGTCTGAATATGTCTGCACTACTTGCCTCTATTCCGTCTGGCTTTTCTTCTGCTCCAGCATCTATTATGCGACCTTCCACACTGCAGTCATCTCTCCCTAGGCTTCAGCAGAATCAACAATCAACTATTCCCCACTCTTCACAATCCATGCTTCAGCAAACAGCAGTGCCACAACAGCAAATGTTGCCCCAACAGCTTCAACAGCAACAGTTAGCAG GGTCTTCAACAGCTCAGCAGAACAAGAAGACTCCATCGCAGACGATTGGAGAGCTGTTAGCCACAATAAAGAACTCACAGCAGCAGGTCCCTATGGGCTCTATTCAACAGACTCCGGTCAGTGCTCCCCAGCAAGCTAACATGAATGTACAGAGTGGGATTAACACATTGCACCCAAACGTTATTCCACTCGGTATTCTTCAGAACCAACAACAATATCAGAATCAACTTCAGCAACAATATCAAATCCAGCTACTACATCAACAGCGTCAACAGCTGCAGTTGATGCAGATGCAGCAGATAAATCAACAACTGCAACAGCAGCTGGCTAGACAGTCGCAGACACACCAAATGCCACAGCTTCACCAAATCAGAGTTGTTGACGCGAACATGAATGCCTCGTCATCACAGAGTGGGAGTAATATGCTGCAGGCAAACATTGTTTCTCCTCTGCCAAACTCTGGTATTGTTGATAACCAGCATCTGAAGCAAGAACAGGAGCAGAAAATGTTTAAGCATCAACCCCAGCAACCATATCAACAGCTACAGATGCAGAAGCCGCAGATGCTTCAAGAAAAGCAACAGCAAAAGATACAGCAACTAGAGCAACAAGCAAAGCAGCAGCTGTGTCATATTTATTTCATTTATCTCATCTTTCTCACCATTCTGATGGGTGCTCTCATCTTCGGGATAGGCCATTGA